The following are encoded in a window of Bacteroidales bacterium genomic DNA:
- a CDS encoding DUF3078 domain-containing protein — translation MKIHILFIIVCLFPGIVLNGQTDASIKAGRKAAAEAGLGHYRKFSPHDSIRWIFGGDASLAFKATSLTNWRPGGEDQLAIASALNVYANYKKGKRTVENYGIFGYGLVINGERKAVKNDDRLHLVSKVGHQIAKKWYYAASFLARTQFTSGYKYSANDTIRISDFLAPINMFLSVGIDYRPNNNFSAVLSPLMGKATFSRSDNLVVLSNAGLVKTVKNAEGKDEQVPQNSRYELGGGLTMTLNGNIWKNKIKFNSSLDLFSNYALKPQNIDVVLWFTIKYQIYKNISADLRFDLMYDDDQKSTDDEGKQRGPKVQTKNFLGVGVFYQF, via the coding sequence ATGAAGATTCATATTCTTTTTATTATTGTTTGCTTATTTCCGGGTATTGTATTGAATGGCCAGACAGATGCTTCTATAAAGGCTGGTAGGAAAGCCGCGGCCGAAGCCGGGCTTGGACACTACAGGAAGTTCTCTCCTCACGACAGCATCCGTTGGATATTTGGAGGAGATGCTAGTTTAGCATTCAAGGCAACCTCCTTAACAAACTGGAGGCCGGGAGGAGAAGACCAGTTGGCTATTGCATCCGCGCTTAACGTATATGCCAATTATAAAAAAGGAAAGAGGACAGTTGAGAATTATGGTATATTCGGATATGGTCTGGTGATAAACGGAGAGAGAAAAGCAGTCAAAAATGATGACAGGTTACATCTTGTGTCAAAAGTAGGGCATCAAATAGCCAAAAAATGGTATTATGCAGCCTCTTTTTTGGCAAGGACACAGTTTACATCTGGGTATAAATATTCTGCAAATGATACGATCAGGATCAGTGACTTTCTGGCCCCGATCAATATGTTTCTTTCTGTGGGGATCGACTATCGTCCCAATAATAATTTTTCGGCAGTATTATCTCCATTAATGGGGAAAGCTACTTTTTCCAGGTCGGATAATCTGGTTGTCCTATCCAATGCAGGTTTGGTGAAAACCGTTAAGAATGCGGAAGGTAAGGATGAGCAGGTACCGCAAAATTCCCGGTATGAATTGGGAGGGGGTCTGACTATGACCTTGAATGGAAATATATGGAAGAACAAGATTAAATTCAATTCTTCTTTGGATTTGTTTTCTAACTATGCATTAAAGCCGCAAAATATCGATGTGGTCCTTTGGTTCACCATAAAATACCAGATATATAAAAATATATCTGCTGACCTGCGTTTTGATCTGATGTATGATGACGATCAAAAATCAACAGATGATGAAGGAAAACAGCGCGGTCCGAAAGTCCAGACGAAAAACTTTTTGGGAGTAGGGGTATTTTATCAATTTTGA
- a CDS encoding ATP-binding cassette domain-containing protein, producing MSYLQIEQLAKSYGDIELFNNVTLHINSDSRMALIARNGAGKTSLLNIIAGKDTPSAGSITYLPDIRIGYLEQNPDFAPELTSFQAVFNSSSEMVRVISDYEQALHSGDKNVLERCMEQMDHLNAWDYEARIKQILGQLRIDWLEQPVQQLSGGQKKRLALANLLINEPELLLLDEPTNHLDLDMVEWLEEYLRKTSSAFLMVTHDRYFLDRVCNEIIELDKTGIFRYKGNYSHYLEKRAERIALQQSETEKARNLYRTELEWIRRMPKARGTKAKYRVEAFDEIKTKAHQRNEEKNLELNVQSARLGSKILILSSIKKQFGNTIILDDFSYTFSRNEKIGIIGDNGTGKTTFLNMITGKEPIDSGIIETGETVVYGYYTQTGIDFNPGQRVIEIIKDIAETVTMSDGRQISASQFLTEFLFPPDMQYVMVEKLSGGEKRRLYLATILIQNPNFLILDEPTNDLDIVTLNVLENYLKSFSGCLIIVSHDRYFMDKLVDHIFIFEGNGKIKDFTGNYTEYRFSRQEQEKGEARNANASKHREQKIETKANKVKLSYKEKKELEELEVLLSSLETEKSEIEQLLGSGSAGHDEMLKASSRMGDILSEIDAKTDRWIELSDKENS from the coding sequence ATGAGCTATTTACAGATAGAACAATTAGCCAAATCATATGGGGATATTGAATTATTCAACAATGTGACCCTCCATATCAATTCCGATTCGCGTATGGCATTGATCGCACGTAACGGAGCCGGGAAAACATCCCTGCTGAATATCATAGCAGGAAAAGACACCCCTAGTGCCGGATCCATTACTTATTTGCCGGACATACGGATCGGTTATCTGGAACAGAATCCTGACTTTGCACCTGAATTAACCTCTTTCCAGGCCGTATTCAATTCTTCCAGCGAAATGGTCCGGGTCATTTCGGATTATGAACAGGCATTACATTCCGGGGATAAAAACGTCCTGGAACGTTGCATGGAACAAATGGATCATTTAAATGCCTGGGATTATGAAGCGCGTATCAAACAAATACTCGGACAGTTAAGGATTGATTGGCTGGAACAACCGGTACAACAATTATCCGGCGGACAAAAAAAACGGCTAGCACTGGCTAATCTTCTGATCAATGAGCCGGAACTACTCCTTCTGGACGAACCCACCAACCACCTTGATCTGGATATGGTCGAGTGGCTGGAAGAGTATCTCCGTAAAACCAGCAGTGCATTCCTGATGGTTACCCATGACCGTTATTTTTTAGACCGGGTATGTAATGAGATCATTGAATTGGATAAAACGGGTATCTTCAGATATAAAGGAAATTACAGTCATTATCTGGAAAAACGTGCTGAACGGATAGCATTACAACAGTCTGAGACAGAAAAAGCCAGGAACTTGTACCGTACTGAATTGGAATGGATCCGCCGTATGCCTAAAGCCCGGGGGACAAAAGCCAAATACCGGGTTGAAGCTTTCGATGAAATAAAAACCAAAGCCCATCAGAGAAATGAAGAGAAAAACCTGGAATTAAATGTCCAGAGTGCCCGGCTAGGAAGTAAGATACTGATTTTAAGCAGCATAAAAAAACAATTCGGCAACACCATTATCCTGGATGATTTTTCCTATACATTTTCAAGAAATGAAAAAATAGGTATTATTGGTGATAACGGAACGGGAAAGACTACTTTCCTGAATATGATCACAGGTAAAGAACCTATCGATTCCGGAATAATAGAAACAGGTGAAACAGTGGTATATGGTTATTATACACAAACGGGTATCGATTTTAACCCGGGCCAGCGTGTGATAGAAATTATTAAAGATATTGCCGAAACAGTAACTATGAGTGACGGAAGGCAGATATCTGCATCACAATTCCTCACAGAATTCTTATTCCCACCTGATATGCAATATGTAATGGTGGAGAAACTGAGCGGTGGTGAAAAACGACGTTTATATCTGGCTACCATACTCATACAAAACCCTAATTTCCTAATATTAGACGAGCCGACGAATGACCTGGATATTGTTACACTCAATGTCCTGGAAAACTATCTGAAATCGTTCAGCGGATGTTTGATCATCGTATCACACGACCGATATTTTATGGATAAACTGGTGGACCACATATTTATATTCGAAGGGAACGGAAAAATCAAAGATTTTACAGGCAATTATACCGAATACCGTTTTTCCCGGCAGGAACAGGAAAAAGGCGAAGCCAGAAATGCAAACGCATCAAAACACAGAGAACAAAAAATTGAGACAAAGGCAAATAAAGTAAAATTATCCTATAAAGAAAAAAAAGAACTGGAAGAGTTGGAGGTCTTACTATCTTCCCTTGAAACAGAAAAATCAGAGATTGAACAACTACTCGGTTCAGGGTCTGCCGGACATGATGAAATGCTAAAAGCATCTTCCAGGATGGGAGATATTCTTTCTGAAATAGACGCCAAAACTGATCGGTGGATCGAGCTAAGTGATAAAGAAAATAGTTAG
- a CDS encoding DUF6048 family protein, producing MKKISGFIISLALSLPLLCNGQDTTRYPINEMKGIRIGIDLAKLAFPFIYDKERVGFEVSVDKFIWKNIFGVAEVGWLDVDLDRDTYHYQLNGLYGKLGIDYNLLKSRRPFSNDLFYAGFRYGMSFFSHKADDITVPGYYWPDASSQSISKTSMNAHWIELLMGVKAEVLKNFYIGLIFRGKFRIASPKGKYSNAYVIPGYGNGADGFSLGLNYYISYNIKF from the coding sequence ATGAAGAAAATATCAGGATTTATTATTAGCCTTGCATTATCTCTTCCGTTATTGTGTAACGGCCAAGATACCACCCGCTACCCGATCAACGAAATGAAAGGGATCAGGATCGGAATTGATCTGGCTAAATTAGCCTTTCCCTTCATATATGATAAAGAACGGGTTGGATTTGAAGTTAGTGTTGATAAGTTCATTTGGAAGAATATCTTCGGCGTAGCAGAAGTCGGTTGGCTGGATGTCGACCTTGACCGTGACACTTATCACTATCAACTGAACGGGCTCTACGGAAAACTGGGAATTGATTATAACCTCTTAAAATCACGCCGCCCATTCAGCAATGATTTATTTTATGCCGGATTCCGTTACGGTATGTCTTTCTTCTCTCATAAAGCTGATGACATCACTGTCCCGGGTTATTACTGGCCCGATGCCTCATCGCAAAGTATTTCCAAAACCAGCATGAATGCGCATTGGATCGAGTTATTGATGGGTGTGAAAGCTGAAGTCCTGAAAAACTTCTATATAGGGTTGATTTTCAGGGGAAAATTCAGGATAGCCTCTCCGAAAGGCAAATATTCCAATGCGTATGTAATCCCAGGATACGGCAATGGCGCTGATGGTTTCTCTTTAGGATTAAATTACTATATCTCGTACAACATCAAATTTTAG
- a CDS encoding SpoIIE family protein phosphatase codes for MLLKHIKSSSILFRVCFLLLLPVCGYGHVQAQVIPFINYTMKDGLVQSQVSDICQDKQGYIWFATAGGVSRFDGRDFKNYTVSEGLPVNTVTTLLVDEKSRIWMATSGGGLAMYDGKIFQVYTTKEGLASNSLDNRDRSSLLLEDSKGNIWCRTEEGVSVVSEDSITTYNTSNGLVNNSITCFIEDKDGRVICGTENMVSVIDDGKIQNFTIDEGNEDFGWVLDIIKDSTGEIWIIGRDQMIRFSNGEFTFLSSLPAKDYIVAGFDLQDRIWLATLSDGLFLLEGENTRQVAKLDDQVLKILEDSRNNIWLLTPNNGIYKYKDNMFYHYDKTSGLVADQTVCVFEDTEGNIWIGTNNGISMYGKVIFETFLPEEHVISISSDKTGNVWGGLQNKGLVRLKGQELSFFESNDKDNRPGTNNILCIEPIENQLLLGARSEGMGHFINNKIKFDIPPRLSLIDIYSIIAISENEYWVATSTKGLGHIVGEEVTYYATDTLGLADDFVKFLERDSKGRIWCGTALGLSVFDGEKFTTYTTAHGLPNNSCTDIAIDKYGSIWLGTEDGLCKITETADDQFSFRTFTTRDGLTDNSITVVHSDNSETLWVAYNGGLNAMDLKTNHIRNYGLHDGFSSIDCYYGAAATDIFDNVWFGTIAGLVKYSPREDRKRDTPPRTYITGISLTDGTDIWQFADTISSSGLPENLSLPYNKNGVRIDWIGIHFTIPAKNKYRYILEGYEKNWHEGSSETFRDYQLSHGKRYTFKVVACNNDGVWNPEPVTYSFYVRPPWWATTVAYIIYAVILFVLIYLYVKWRERALIEKNRQLEEKVTERTIEIERQKQNILEINTALEAYQEELIIQRDMAAEQRDQIAEQRQEIMDSIHYAKRIQNAIMPSMGTLERILSDYFLFFRPRDVVSGDFYWAAKHGNKSVVVAADCTGHGVPGALMSMLGISILNEIVLKQEVDKASEILDELRVNLKLLLSQTGAIGEQKDGMDVALCIIDYDTMTLQYAGAYNSLYLVRRGELIEYKADKMPVGIHIGAETHFSNHMIPLEDQDMLYIFSDGYVDQFGGANDSKFKTKPFKQLLVNLSALRTDLQKDKLSSIHDEWKGENAQVDDILVIGIRVNA; via the coding sequence TTGTTACTGAAACATATTAAATCTTCATCGATCCTTTTCCGGGTGTGTTTTCTATTGCTCTTACCTGTTTGCGGATATGGACATGTGCAGGCTCAGGTAATACCTTTTATCAATTATACGATGAAGGACGGTTTGGTGCAAAGCCAGGTTTCCGATATTTGCCAGGATAAGCAGGGTTATATCTGGTTTGCAACGGCAGGTGGCGTATCCCGTTTTGATGGAAGGGATTTTAAAAATTACACCGTATCTGAAGGGTTGCCGGTAAATACGGTGACTACATTACTGGTAGATGAGAAGTCCCGGATATGGATGGCTACTTCCGGAGGAGGATTGGCCATGTATGATGGAAAAATATTTCAGGTGTATACCACCAAAGAAGGGTTGGCTTCAAATTCCCTTGACAACAGGGACAGGAGCAGTCTTCTTTTGGAAGATTCAAAAGGAAATATCTGGTGTCGTACGGAAGAGGGTGTTTCTGTAGTCAGTGAAGATTCCATTACAACGTATAATACAAGTAATGGGCTGGTAAATAATTCGATTACTTGCTTTATTGAAGATAAAGACGGAAGGGTTATATGCGGTACGGAAAATATGGTTTCCGTGATTGATGATGGCAAAATACAGAATTTTACTATTGATGAGGGAAATGAGGATTTTGGATGGGTGTTGGATATTATTAAAGACAGTACCGGGGAGATATGGATTATCGGACGGGACCAAATGATCCGATTTTCGAATGGTGAATTTACTTTTTTATCATCGTTACCGGCAAAGGATTATATTGTCGCTGGTTTTGATTTACAGGACAGGATATGGCTGGCGACTTTGTCGGATGGCTTATTCTTATTAGAAGGAGAAAATACACGTCAGGTGGCGAAATTAGATGATCAGGTTCTTAAAATATTGGAAGACTCCAGGAATAATATCTGGTTGTTGACTCCCAATAATGGGATTTATAAATACAAGGATAATATGTTTTATCATTATGACAAAACATCAGGCCTGGTGGCAGATCAGACCGTCTGCGTCTTTGAAGATACCGAAGGAAATATCTGGATCGGTACCAACAATGGTATATCCATGTATGGTAAAGTAATTTTTGAAACGTTTCTTCCTGAAGAACATGTGATATCGATATCCTCGGATAAAACTGGAAATGTCTGGGGGGGATTACAAAATAAAGGATTGGTTAGGCTTAAAGGACAGGAATTGAGTTTTTTTGAATCAAATGATAAAGACAACAGGCCTGGCACCAATAACATTTTATGTATTGAACCCATAGAAAATCAACTCTTGTTGGGTGCCCGGTCCGAAGGAATGGGGCATTTTATTAATAACAAAATTAAGTTCGATATTCCGCCTAGGCTTTCTCTTATTGATATTTATTCCATTATTGCCATATCGGAAAATGAATACTGGGTAGCTACTTCAACAAAAGGTCTGGGACATATTGTAGGGGAAGAAGTAACCTATTATGCTACTGATACTTTAGGATTAGCGGATGATTTTGTGAAATTCCTGGAAAGGGATAGTAAGGGCCGGATATGGTGCGGCACAGCCCTGGGTTTGTCTGTTTTTGATGGTGAGAAGTTTACAACCTATACTACTGCACATGGATTACCTAATAATTCATGTACAGATATTGCTATAGATAAATACGGATCTATATGGCTGGGGACGGAAGATGGGTTGTGCAAAATTACCGAGACGGCAGATGATCAATTCAGTTTCCGGACATTTACCACCAGGGACGGCTTGACGGATAATTCCATCACGGTAGTACACTCCGATAACAGTGAAACACTTTGGGTGGCTTATAATGGAGGATTGAATGCCATGGATTTAAAAACCAACCACATTAGGAATTATGGGCTGCATGATGGTTTTTCTTCGATTGATTGTTATTATGGGGCAGCGGCTACCGATATTTTTGATAATGTCTGGTTTGGAACGATAGCAGGCCTTGTGAAATATTCCCCCCGGGAAGACCGTAAACGGGATACTCCTCCACGTACCTATATTACCGGGATTAGCCTGACTGACGGGACGGATATATGGCAGTTTGCAGATACTATATCTTCATCCGGTTTGCCTGAAAACTTATCTCTTCCCTATAACAAAAATGGGGTTCGTATTGATTGGATCGGTATCCATTTTACCATTCCTGCCAAAAATAAGTACCGTTATATTTTGGAAGGATATGAAAAAAACTGGCATGAAGGAAGTTCCGAAACATTCCGTGATTATCAGCTTTCACACGGGAAACGTTATACCTTCAAGGTGGTGGCATGTAACAATGACGGTGTCTGGAATCCAGAACCTGTCACCTATTCGTTTTATGTTCGCCCTCCCTGGTGGGCAACCACTGTCGCCTATATTATTTATGCTGTAATTTTATTCGTTTTGATCTATCTGTATGTGAAATGGCGTGAACGTGCATTGATAGAAAAAAATAGACAACTGGAAGAGAAAGTAACAGAAAGGACCATTGAAATTGAGCGTCAGAAACAAAATATTCTTGAAATTAATACTGCTTTGGAAGCTTATCAGGAAGAGCTGATCATTCAAAGGGATATGGCAGCCGAGCAACGTGACCAGATTGCGGAACAAAGACAGGAGATCATGGATAGCATCCATTATGCCAAGCGGATACAAAATGCCATTATGCCGAGTATGGGTACCTTGGAAAGAATACTTTCGGATTACTTTTTGTTTTTCCGTCCGAGGGATGTCGTAAGTGGTGACTTTTACTGGGCAGCGAAACACGGGAATAAATCAGTGGTAGTGGCTGCCGATTGTACGGGACATGGGGTTCCCGGTGCGTTGATGAGCATGTTGGGAATATCGATCCTTAATGAGATTGTCCTTAAGCAGGAGGTAGATAAAGCCTCGGAAATACTGGATGAGTTACGTGTTAATCTGAAGTTGTTATTGTCCCAAACCGGAGCTATCGGTGAGCAAAAAGATGGAATGGATGTTGCATTGTGTATTATTGATTATGATACTATGACATTACAATATGCCGGCGCTTATAATTCATTATATCTGGTGAGAAGAGGAGAGTTAATAGAATATAAAGCGGATAAAATGCCTGTCGGTATCCATATCGGGGCCGAAACTCATTTCAGTAATCATATGATCCCGTTGGAAGATCAGGATATGTTATACATATTCTCGGACGGATATGTAGATCAGTTCGGAGGAGCAAATGATAGTAAGTTCAAGACCAAACCATTCAAGCAATTGCTGGTTAATTTGTCAGCATTGAGAACAGACCTGCAAAAAGATAAGTTAAGTAGTATTCATGATGAATGGAAGGGTGAAAATGCACAGGTAGACGATATCCTTGTGATCGGAATAAGAGTTAATGCGTGA
- a CDS encoding glycosyltransferase family 2 protein: MDLSIVIPLFNEAESIPELVSWIEQVVDKQKYSYEIILVDDGSKDDSWLRIEEMALKNPSIHAIQLRCNYGKSAALFCGFKRASGKVVITMDADLQDSPDEIPELYRMITEEKYDLVSGWKKKRYDGKFTKRIPSRIYNATARRMTGIKLHDMNCGLKSYRNEVVKSIEVYGEMHRYIPVLAAKAGFTVIGEKVVEHRPRKYGVSKFGWNRFMNGFLDLISILFVSRFGKKPMHLFGLLGTLMFIVGLLSAIWLGAQKLYFVYHGIRAGLVTNSPYFYLALTAMILGTQLFLAGFLGEMISRASVDRNAYQIKNEF; the protein is encoded by the coding sequence ATGGATCTTTCTATAGTTATCCCATTGTTTAATGAAGCTGAATCTATTCCTGAACTTGTTTCATGGATAGAACAAGTGGTGGATAAGCAAAAATATAGCTATGAGATCATTTTAGTGGATGATGGGAGTAAAGACGATTCATGGTTGAGGATAGAGGAAATGGCGCTTAAGAATCCTTCCATACATGCCATTCAGTTACGCTGTAACTATGGTAAGTCAGCTGCTTTATTTTGTGGATTTAAACGTGCTTCCGGAAAAGTAGTGATCACCATGGATGCCGACTTGCAGGATAGTCCGGATGAAATTCCGGAACTATACCGTATGATTACCGAAGAAAAGTATGATCTGGTTTCGGGGTGGAAAAAAAAGCGGTATGATGGTAAATTTACGAAGAGGATACCCTCCAGGATCTATAATGCTACAGCGCGTCGGATGACGGGGATAAAGCTTCATGATATGAATTGCGGATTAAAATCCTATCGTAATGAAGTAGTGAAAAGTATTGAAGTGTACGGGGAAATGCATCGATATATCCCTGTATTGGCAGCTAAAGCTGGTTTTACCGTAATCGGGGAAAAGGTAGTTGAACACAGGCCGAGGAAATATGGAGTGAGTAAATTCGGGTGGAACCGTTTTATGAATGGTTTTTTAGATTTGATCAGTATACTTTTCGTGTCCCGTTTCGGCAAAAAACCGATGCATCTTTTTGGGTTATTGGGTACACTGATGTTTATTGTGGGGTTGCTTTCAGCAATTTGGTTGGGGGCACAAAAGCTATATTTTGTATATCATGGGATCAGGGCCGGGCTTGTGACCAATAGTCCGTATTTTTATCTGGCTTTGACAGCAATGATCCTGGGAACTCAATTATTTCTTGCCGGTTTCCTGGGTGAAATGATTTCCAGGGCATCTGTTGACAGGAATGCCTATCAGATAAAAAACGAATTTTAG
- the miaA gene encoding tRNA (adenosine(37)-N6)-dimethylallyltransferase MiaA has protein sequence MNPYNLLVILGPTAGGKTSVATHWAFHHDGEVISADSRQVYRDMNIGTGKDYEDYMVNGCEIPYHCIDVVDPGYQYNVYEYQKDFLKAFDAVVNSGKTPVLCGGSGLYIEAAIQGYRLIQVPVDNAYREELENKSDQELEQILAGLRTLHNRSDTDTRKRMIRAIEIARYQKQYPDETNDYPDIRPLLIGVKYDRESRRKRITERLKQRLDQGMVGEVQSLLDKGLTHDQLEYYGLEYKYLSKYLSGTLSYEQMFEQLNTAIHQFAKRQMTWFRRMERNGNKIWWLDGHASMEQKMERISQIIRKNAGQS, from the coding sequence ATAAACCCATACAATTTACTCGTCATACTTGGTCCTACGGCAGGTGGGAAGACTTCTGTAGCAACCCATTGGGCCTTTCATCATGACGGGGAAGTCATCAGCGCGGATTCACGCCAGGTGTACCGGGATATGAATATTGGAACCGGTAAGGACTACGAAGATTATATGGTAAACGGATGCGAAATACCCTATCATTGTATCGATGTGGTTGATCCCGGTTATCAGTATAACGTATATGAGTATCAGAAAGATTTTTTAAAAGCATTTGATGCTGTAGTAAATAGTGGAAAAACACCTGTTCTCTGTGGTGGATCAGGGTTATATATTGAAGCAGCCATACAGGGCTACAGGCTCATCCAGGTGCCTGTTGATAATGCCTATAGAGAGGAATTGGAAAATAAATCGGATCAGGAACTGGAACAAATCCTTGCCGGATTGAGGACATTACATAACAGGTCAGATACTGATACTAGAAAACGTATGATACGTGCCATTGAAATTGCCCGTTATCAAAAACAATATCCTGATGAGACGAATGATTATCCGGATATACGGCCATTGTTGATAGGAGTCAAATATGACAGGGAGTCGAGGAGAAAACGTATTACCGAACGTCTGAAGCAGCGGTTGGACCAGGGAATGGTCGGGGAAGTCCAGTCGTTGCTGGATAAAGGTTTGACCCATGATCAATTGGAATATTATGGGCTGGAATACAAGTATCTATCGAAATACTTGTCAGGAACGCTTTCTTATGAACAGATGTTCGAACAACTCAATACAGCCATTCATCAGTTCGCAAAACGACAAATGACATGGTTCAGGCGTATGGAGCGTAATGGCAATAAAATATGGTGGCTGGATGGCCATGCATCTATGGAGCAGAAAATGGAGCGTATATCACAGATCATCCGGAAAAATGCAGGTCAATCATGA
- a CDS encoding DUF3127 domain-containing protein, with translation MEIKGKLVEKLMPQTGQGKNGEWKKQDIIIETEGTYPKKVCITIWGDKVDVASLVEGSMLNVSFDIESREFNGKWYTNVTGWKVDPVNLNQNSSELPPLEMYQNDPISPEGENVDDLPF, from the coding sequence ATGGAAATTAAAGGAAAACTGGTTGAAAAATTAATGCCTCAGACGGGGCAGGGTAAGAATGGAGAGTGGAAAAAGCAGGATATTATTATCGAAACGGAAGGAACCTATCCTAAAAAAGTATGTATTACCATATGGGGCGATAAAGTGGATGTCGCATCGTTGGTCGAAGGGAGTATGTTGAATGTTTCATTTGATATCGAAAGTCGTGAATTTAACGGGAAATGGTATACAAATGTTACAGGCTGGAAAGTAGATCCTGTTAACCTGAACCAAAACTCTTCCGAACTGCCTCCGTTGGAAATGTATCAGAACGATCCTATTTCACCGGAAGGGGAAAACGTTGATGACCTGCCCTTTTGA
- a CDS encoding DUF4199 domain-containing protein, translating into MRYSIIFSMEMSSEMPVSSTRISMTAGAVIGLLMVLIQVNLLINLLVFTGGIYYTVRLYRKKRAGDVVYSQLLTTGIQTAFFTSVILAFVIYLVAKVIDPSVMAVFVDMIEQTLRSSETPSEILSVSMEQIREQISPELLAVATIIQYTLIGSVIAAICGFILRNPVQFDNQHSKS; encoded by the coding sequence TTGCGTTATAGTATTATATTCTCCATGGAGATGTCATCTGAAATGCCGGTTTCTTCGACACGAATATCCATGACAGCGGGAGCAGTTATTGGATTATTGATGGTATTGATACAAGTGAACTTGTTGATAAATTTACTTGTTTTCACAGGAGGTATTTATTATACAGTAAGATTGTACCGAAAAAAAAGAGCCGGAGATGTTGTTTATAGTCAGTTATTAACAACAGGGATCCAGACCGCATTTTTTACTTCCGTCATTCTTGCATTTGTAATATATTTGGTTGCAAAGGTTATAGATCCGTCTGTTATGGCTGTTTTTGTTGATATGATCGAACAAACATTACGATCCTCAGAAACCCCGTCGGAAATACTTTCGGTAAGTATGGAGCAGATTCGCGAACAAATTTCTCCGGAACTTTTAGCTGTTGCAACCATCATACAATATACGTTAATTGGTAGTGTTATTGCGGCTATATGCGGATTTATCCTGAGAAATCCGGTACAGTTTGATAACCAACATAGTAAATCTTAA
- a CDS encoding SPASM domain-containing protein, with the protein MIAFFTDAFCFLRTLTLAKIGNILKINLSYWVSILFRQVILWGKPYSISIEPVNFCNLACPECPAGNVKLTRTLQSIDNATYEKILKEASYLTYLMLYFQGEPYLHRNLFGLIRMAFQRGIYTAISTNAQLLNDDYAEKTVRSGLQRIIISMDGITQEAYEKYRHKGDLDKVLEGIQRIREWRKELKSKTPYIVVQFIVFKTNQHQLNKVRSFALAAGADKVEIKTAQLYDFEFGHPLMTDIKAYSRYKKGDDNRYVIKSRLSNRCFRLWNGCVITVSGDVVPCCFDKDADHVMGNVNEQSFHNIWKGRKYFEFRKMILANRKKCNICNNCTET; encoded by the coding sequence ATGATAGCTTTCTTTACGGATGCATTTTGTTTTTTAAGGACGCTTACATTAGCTAAGATAGGCAATATCTTAAAAATAAACTTATCTTATTGGGTTTCTATTCTTTTTAGACAAGTCATTTTATGGGGAAAGCCCTATTCGATATCAATTGAGCCTGTAAATTTTTGTAATCTTGCATGTCCCGAATGTCCTGCAGGAAACGTTAAGTTGACCCGTACCCTACAAAGCATTGACAATGCAACCTATGAAAAGATATTGAAAGAAGCATCTTATCTGACATATTTGATGTTGTATTTTCAGGGAGAGCCTTATCTGCACCGGAATTTATTCGGATTGATCCGGATGGCGTTCCAAAGAGGAATATATACAGCCATATCTACCAATGCCCAGTTGTTGAATGATGATTATGCAGAGAAGACAGTCCGTTCCGGACTACAACGAATCATTATTTCTATGGATGGCATTACTCAGGAAGCTTATGAAAAATACCGGCATAAAGGAGATCTGGATAAAGTACTGGAAGGGATCCAACGGATCAGGGAATGGAGAAAAGAACTTAAGAGCAAAACCCCTTATATTGTAGTTCAGTTCATTGTATTCAAAACCAACCAGCATCAGTTAAACAAGGTACGTTCATTTGCTTTGGCAGCGGGTGCGGATAAAGTAGAAATAAAAACAGCCCAGCTATATGATTTCGAATTTGGTCATCCGCTCATGACTGACATTAAAGCTTATTCGCGTTATAAAAAAGGAGATGATAACAGATACGTAATCAAAAGCCGGTTGTCTAACCGTTGCTTTCGTCTATGGAATGGCTGTGTGATCACTGTTTCCGGAGATGTGGTTCCCTGTTGTTTTGATAAAGATGCGGATCATGTAATGGGTAATGTGAATGAACAATCGTTCCATAACATATGGAAAGGCCGGAAGTATTTTGAATTCAGAAAAATGATTCTGGCAAACAGGAAAAAATGTAATATCTGTAATAACTGTACCGAAACCTAA